One segment of Mycolicibacterium baixiangningiae DNA contains the following:
- a CDS encoding ESX secretion-associated protein EspG: protein MMASAPAAAGGTHYDDVVAVEVTIDGMLVIADRMNVIDFPPSLGIRLNIPQPDLRKIVWEQVARDLTEQGVLNFYGDPHPEVASMVDTLSRPDRVLEGRWWRRDVGGKMVRFVVCRKGDRHVVAARDDEMLVLQRVAPQIGLANMVTTVLGGAAPADVEPLTGVASKLAQCRTANELQAYGIPLTSARAYAEIISEPASWVELTATERHPGGTQTTADVAAGVLDSPHGRIVSIPRRVSGELYGSFLPGTQENLQRALDGLIAFLPSQTWFDQSDADAFHGE from the coding sequence ATGATGGCCAGTGCGCCGGCCGCCGCCGGCGGCACCCACTACGACGACGTCGTGGCCGTCGAAGTCACGATCGACGGCATGCTGGTGATCGCCGACCGCATGAACGTGATCGACTTTCCGCCGTCGCTCGGCATCCGGCTCAACATTCCGCAGCCCGACCTCCGAAAGATCGTCTGGGAACAGGTCGCACGCGATCTCACCGAACAGGGTGTCCTGAACTTCTACGGTGACCCGCACCCCGAGGTGGCCTCGATGGTCGACACCCTGAGCCGGCCCGACCGGGTCCTCGAGGGGCGCTGGTGGCGTCGCGATGTCGGCGGCAAGATGGTGCGCTTCGTCGTGTGCCGCAAGGGCGACCGGCACGTCGTCGCCGCCCGGGACGACGAGATGCTGGTGCTGCAGCGCGTCGCCCCCCAGATCGGGCTGGCCAACATGGTGACGACGGTGCTCGGCGGCGCCGCGCCCGCCGACGTCGAACCGCTGACCGGGGTGGCCAGCAAGCTGGCGCAGTGCCGGACGGCGAACGAGCTGCAGGCCTACGGCATACCGCTGACGTCTGCGCGCGCCTACGCCGAGATCATCAGCGAGCCGGCGAGCTGGGTGGAACTCACTGCGACAGAACGCCACCCCGGTGGCACGCAGACCACCGCGGACGTCGCCGCCGGTGTGCTCGACTCCCCGCACGGCCGCATCGTGTCGATCCCGCGCCGGGTCAGCGGCGAGCTCTACGGCAGCTTCCTGCCCGGCACTCAGGAGAACCTGCAGCGGGCGCTCGACGGGCTGATCGCTTTCCTCCCGTCGCAGACGTGGTTCGACCAGAGCGACGCCGACGCCTTCCACGGGGAGTGA
- a CDS encoding pyridoxamine 5'-phosphate oxidase family protein gives MGKNERTKIVMSDAEIAEFIDHSRTATLATVLPGGRPHLVAMWYAVLDGEIWFETKAKSQKAVNLRRDPTLTVMIEDGLTYNTLRGVSIDGRAEIVDSDPDLLLRVGISVWERYTGPYSDETKPFVDQMMHNRIAVRVVSERMRSWDHRKLGMPEMPLSGSTAQYLGEQ, from the coding sequence GTGGGCAAGAACGAACGGACGAAGATCGTGATGTCCGACGCCGAGATCGCAGAATTCATCGACCACAGCCGGACCGCGACGCTGGCCACCGTGCTGCCCGGCGGCCGGCCGCACCTGGTCGCGATGTGGTACGCGGTGCTCGACGGGGAGATCTGGTTCGAGACGAAGGCCAAATCGCAGAAGGCGGTCAACCTCCGCCGCGACCCGACGCTGACGGTGATGATCGAGGACGGTCTGACCTACAACACGCTGCGCGGTGTCTCCATCGACGGCCGCGCGGAGATCGTCGACTCGGACCCCGATCTGCTTCTGCGCGTGGGGATCAGCGTGTGGGAGCGCTACACCGGTCCCTACAGCGACGAGACGAAGCCGTTCGTCGACCAGATGATGCACAACCGGATCGCGGTGCGCGTGGTGTCGGAACGGATGCGCAGCTGGGACCACCGCAAGCTCGGGATGCCCGAGATGCCGTTGAGCGGCAGCACCGCCCAGTACCTGGGGGAGCAGTGA
- a CDS encoding DivIVA domain-containing protein, with the protein MSEPSRGLTADALRSATFSTPPWGKRGYDPKSVKDFLALTARRLEGRGHLCADDVRAIRFPKPPIGRRGFHGGEVDEFMVAVAAAIAALDGR; encoded by the coding sequence ATGAGCGAGCCATCACGCGGGTTGACCGCTGACGCCCTCCGTAGCGCCACCTTCTCGACGCCACCGTGGGGTAAGCGGGGCTACGACCCGAAGTCGGTCAAGGATTTCCTGGCGCTGACCGCGCGCCGCCTCGAGGGCCGCGGCCACCTGTGCGCCGACGACGTGCGGGCGATCCGTTTTCCGAAGCCGCCGATCGGCCGGCGTGGTTTTCACGGCGGGGAGGTCGACGAGTTCATGGTCGCGGTCGCCGCGGCGATCGCCGCGCTCGACGGACGGTGA
- the eccB gene encoding type VII secretion protein EccB: MASFRLTTKVQVSGWRFLLRRVEHAIVRRDTRMFDDPLQFYSRAVGAGIIIAVLICLGAALMAYFKPLGKRGGDQLLVDRTTNQLYVVMPGGGELRPVYNLTSARLVLGNPGTPVAVKSDELNRMSKGQPIGIPGAPYATPVSGAAESMWTLCDTVTKPESVVPTVETSVLVRPLVVDSTVGPLRPDQGMLVSFKGANWLVTEGGRHSIDLADRAVTSAVGIPVTARATPISDGLFNALPNAGPWQLPQVARAGEPNTAGLPANLVIGSVFKTVTESDEQQHYVVLPDGVARVNEPTAAALRATNSYGLIEPPMVEASVVSRIPEQVYVSPLPDKALDILLREDDPTLCWSWQRVAGDQAPRTTVIAGRRLPIAASALNTGIRQITGDSTVYIDGGQFIRLQSPDPRYGESLYYIDPQGVRYGLPDEETAKNIGLVGPLTAPWQVVSLLVDGPVLSKQSALLEHDTLPANPNPRKVGEDGAAAGAQPATSRTGGG; encoded by the coding sequence ATGGCGAGTTTCCGGCTTACCACCAAGGTGCAGGTCAGCGGATGGCGGTTCCTGCTGCGCCGCGTCGAGCACGCGATCGTGCGCCGCGACACCCGCATGTTCGACGATCCGCTGCAGTTCTACAGCCGCGCGGTCGGTGCCGGCATCATCATCGCGGTCCTGATCTGCCTGGGGGCAGCGCTGATGGCGTACTTCAAACCGCTGGGTAAGCGCGGCGGTGACCAGCTGCTCGTCGACCGCACCACCAACCAGCTCTACGTGGTGATGCCCGGCGGCGGCGAACTGCGGCCGGTGTACAACCTGACCTCGGCGCGGCTCGTGCTCGGCAATCCGGGCACCCCCGTCGCGGTGAAATCCGACGAACTGAACCGGATGTCGAAGGGGCAGCCGATCGGCATCCCCGGTGCGCCGTATGCGACGCCGGTATCCGGTGCGGCCGAATCGATGTGGACGCTGTGCGACACCGTCACCAAACCCGAGAGCGTGGTGCCGACGGTGGAGACCTCGGTGCTGGTGCGTCCGCTCGTGGTCGACTCGACGGTCGGGCCGCTGCGGCCGGACCAGGGGATGCTGGTGTCGTTCAAGGGCGCCAACTGGCTGGTCACCGAGGGCGGGCGGCATTCGATCGACCTGGCCGACCGGGCGGTGACCTCGGCGGTCGGCATCCCCGTCACCGCACGGGCGACGCCCATCTCCGACGGGCTGTTCAACGCGCTGCCGAACGCCGGTCCGTGGCAGCTGCCCCAGGTGGCGCGTGCCGGTGAACCCAACACCGCCGGCCTGCCCGCGAACCTGGTGATCGGATCGGTGTTCAAGACGGTCACCGAATCCGACGAGCAGCAGCACTACGTCGTGCTTCCCGACGGGGTGGCCCGGGTCAACGAACCGACCGCGGCGGCGTTGCGCGCCACCAACTCCTACGGCCTGATCGAGCCGCCGATGGTGGAAGCCAGTGTGGTGTCCCGTATTCCGGAGCAGGTGTACGTCTCACCACTGCCCGACAAGGCGCTCGACATCCTGCTGCGTGAGGACGATCCGACGCTGTGCTGGTCGTGGCAGCGCGTCGCCGGTGACCAGGCGCCCCGCACCACGGTGATCGCCGGCAGGCGCCTGCCCATCGCCGCGTCGGCGCTGAACACCGGCATCCGGCAGATCACCGGCGATTCGACCGTGTACATCGACGGCGGGCAGTTCATCCGGTTGCAGTCCCCGGATCCGCGGTACGGCGAAAGCCTCTACTACATCGACCCGCAGGGCGTGCGGTACGGACTCCCCGACGAGGAGACCGCGAAGAACATCGGCCTGGTGGGGCCGTTGACCGCGCCGTGGCAGGTGGTCAGCCTGCTCGTCGACGGGCCGGTGCTGTCGAAACAGTCGGCGCTGCTCGAACACGACACCCTGCCCGCGAACCCCAACCCGCGCAAGGTCGGCGAGGACGGCGCGGCCGCCGGCGCCCAACCGGCCACATCACGCACCGGAGGCGGCTGA
- a CDS encoding nitroreductase family deazaflavin-dependent oxidoreductase — protein sequence MNTPPRPKQLDSPLLPKIFKVVGKAHVWVYRRTGGRVGGRWRIGAGFRKPVPTMLLEHRGRKSGKVFVTPLLYMRDGEDVVIVASQGGRPEHPQWYRNLVANPEAFVQIGAERRPVRAVVADAEQRARLWPELVEVYADFDTYQRWTEREIPVILLQPR from the coding sequence GTGAACACGCCCCCGCGCCCCAAGCAGCTGGACTCCCCGCTGCTGCCGAAGATCTTCAAGGTCGTGGGCAAGGCCCACGTGTGGGTGTACCGACGCACCGGCGGGCGGGTCGGCGGTAGGTGGCGCATCGGCGCCGGATTCCGCAAGCCGGTGCCGACCATGCTTCTCGAACACCGCGGCCGCAAGTCCGGCAAGGTGTTCGTCACCCCGCTGCTGTACATGCGCGACGGCGAAGACGTGGTGATCGTCGCGTCGCAGGGCGGACGGCCGGAGCATCCGCAGTGGTACCGCAACCTCGTCGCGAACCCGGAGGCCTTCGTCCAGATCGGCGCCGAGCGCCGCCCCGTGCGGGCCGTCGTCGCCGACGCCGAGCAGCGGGCCCGGCTGTGGCCCGAGCTGGTCGAGGTCTACGCGGACTTCGACACCTACCAGCGCTGGACCGAGCGGGAGATTCCCGTCATCCTCCTGCAGCCCCGCTGA
- the eccA gene encoding type VII secretion AAA-ATPase EccA → MSDHLASLFGSAVGMLPNAPARSYELFTDITNYDETACDAWVGRIRCGDMDRVTLFRAWYSRNNFGQLAGAAEISMNALAARVPIGGLFGEITYPITSPLAITLGFAVHEAKEGNFADAMEALDNVPPGGADHLIAWVKAVIYGAAERWTDVIDQVRGANTWPDKFLAAAAGVAHGVAAANLGLFTEAERRLTEMNTSPAGQACAPTIAWFLAMTYRSQGNEDGARALLEWLQATHPEPKVTAALRDPSYRVVTTTAEKIAARTDPWDPASVVADTSGREKLLTEAQAELDRQIGLSRVKEQIEAYRAATQMAKIRAARGMKVAQTSKHMIFAGPPGTGKTTIARVVANILAGLGVISEPKLVETSRKDFVAEYEGQSAVKTARTIDRAVGGVLFIDEAYTLVQERDGRADPFGTEALDTLLARMENDRDRLVVIIAGYSADIDRLLETNDGLRSRFATRIEFDSYSAEEIVEIAKVIAVANDSSVDEDAAKLVLEAATLLGQRTLNGKPALDIAGNGRYARQLVEAGEQSRDMRLARSLDFESLGVEQLSEINGEDMASAIAAVHARLNISG, encoded by the coding sequence ATGAGTGATCACCTGGCCAGCCTGTTCGGCAGCGCGGTCGGCATGCTGCCCAACGCGCCCGCTCGTTCCTACGAGTTGTTCACCGACATCACCAACTACGACGAGACCGCCTGTGACGCATGGGTGGGCCGCATCCGGTGCGGCGACATGGACCGGGTGACGCTGTTCCGGGCGTGGTACTCCCGCAACAACTTCGGGCAGCTGGCCGGTGCCGCCGAGATCTCGATGAACGCGCTGGCCGCCCGCGTCCCGATCGGCGGGTTGTTCGGGGAGATCACCTACCCGATCACCTCGCCGCTCGCGATCACGCTCGGGTTCGCCGTCCACGAGGCGAAGGAGGGCAACTTCGCCGACGCCATGGAGGCGCTCGACAATGTGCCGCCCGGCGGTGCCGACCACCTGATCGCGTGGGTGAAGGCCGTCATCTACGGTGCGGCGGAACGCTGGACCGACGTGATCGACCAGGTTCGTGGCGCGAACACCTGGCCCGACAAGTTCCTCGCCGCGGCCGCCGGGGTGGCGCACGGCGTGGCCGCCGCCAACCTCGGACTGTTCACCGAAGCCGAACGGCGGCTGACGGAGATGAACACCTCACCCGCCGGTCAGGCGTGCGCGCCGACCATCGCCTGGTTCCTGGCCATGACGTACCGCAGCCAGGGGAACGAGGACGGCGCCCGCGCGCTGTTGGAGTGGCTGCAGGCCACCCATCCGGAACCGAAGGTGACTGCCGCACTGCGGGATCCGTCGTACCGGGTGGTGACCACCACCGCCGAGAAGATTGCGGCGCGGACCGATCCGTGGGATCCGGCCAGCGTGGTGGCCGACACCTCCGGGCGGGAGAAACTGCTCACCGAGGCACAGGCCGAACTCGACCGCCAGATCGGGCTGAGCCGGGTCAAGGAGCAGATCGAGGCCTACCGCGCCGCCACCCAGATGGCCAAGATCCGGGCGGCCCGCGGGATGAAGGTGGCCCAGACCTCCAAGCACATGATCTTCGCAGGGCCGCCCGGTACCGGCAAGACGACGATCGCGCGGGTGGTGGCCAACATCCTGGCCGGGCTGGGCGTGATCTCCGAACCCAAGCTCGTCGAGACCTCGCGCAAGGATTTCGTCGCCGAATACGAAGGGCAGTCCGCGGTGAAGACCGCACGCACCATCGACCGTGCTGTCGGTGGAGTGCTGTTCATCGACGAGGCCTACACCCTGGTGCAGGAGCGTGACGGCCGCGCCGACCCGTTCGGCACGGAAGCGCTCGACACCCTGCTGGCGCGCATGGAGAACGACCGCGACCGCCTGGTGGTGATCATCGCCGGCTACAGCGCCGACATCGACCGCCTGCTGGAGACCAACGACGGCCTGCGGTCGCGCTTCGCCACCCGCATCGAATTCGACTCGTACTCCGCCGAGGAAATCGTGGAAATTGCGAAAGTGATTGCGGTGGCCAACGATTCGAGCGTCGACGAAGACGCCGCCAAACTCGTGCTCGAGGCGGCGACACTGCTCGGCCAGCGCACGCTGAACGGTAAGCCGGCGCTGGACATCGCCGGCAACGGTCGCTATGCCCGCCAGCTGGTCGAGGCAGGCGAGCAGAGCCGCGACATGCGGTTGGCACGGTCCCTGGACTTCGAGAGCCTCGGGGTCGAGCAGTTGAGCGAAATCAACGGTGAGGACATGGCGTCGGCGATCGCTGCCGTCCATGCCCGCCTGAACATCAGCGGGTGA
- a CDS encoding WhiB family transcriptional regulator, which yields MSNVTFLEIPVGACTRDPERWTTTADEEAKAICRGCPRRWMCARDAVELPRAEGLWAGIVIPEAGRGRTFALKQLRSLAERNGYPVRAIRRVFPESA from the coding sequence ATGAGCAACGTGACCTTTCTGGAGATCCCGGTCGGCGCCTGCACACGCGATCCGGAGCGTTGGACCACGACGGCCGACGAAGAGGCCAAGGCGATCTGCCGGGGCTGCCCGCGCCGCTGGATGTGCGCCCGCGATGCGGTGGAGTTGCCCCGCGCCGAGGGTCTGTGGGCCGGCATCGTGATCCCGGAAGCCGGTCGTGGGCGCACCTTTGCGCTGAAGCAGCTTCGTTCGCTGGCCGAGCGCAACGGCTACCCTGTCCGCGCGATCCGCCGGGTGTTCCCCGAATCCGCCTGA
- a CDS encoding MinD/ParA family ATP-binding protein: MTDRDDALRRELGWTGPEEEAFEPDTGPSRPRPAPPIPHRPPVDGPPPAVPHVSPPDDVPTVVGDPERRASFRETQQMRQGPPPPPRQQPTGWGPPPDWQVPPRGPRPSAGPPPPGPPPMGPPPQQAWPQEGYGPPGPMGAPPGSYADRIRVNDLVPPRRTPPARGWRRWVFTLSFGLINPGQSPDELAQIHLENQIRGMLRGHFKVGVMGKGGVGKTTVSASIGSVFAELRQDDRVVAIDADTAFGKLGSRVDPHAQGSYWELASDQHIESFADVRNRVGNNAAGLFVLAGEGSPARRRVLDPAIYREATSRLDRYFSISVVDCSSTMDSPVTQEVLRDLDALIVVSSPWVDGAAAAGQTLDWLAARSMTGLLQRTVVVLNDSDGHADKRTRSILAQQFAGHGQRVIEIPFDGHLRPGGVIGGTREMSPAVRRKFLELAAALAEHFPSTDDRSRERG, encoded by the coding sequence GTGACCGACCGTGATGACGCCCTGCGGAGGGAGCTCGGCTGGACCGGTCCGGAGGAAGAGGCCTTCGAACCGGACACCGGACCGTCGAGACCGCGCCCGGCACCGCCGATCCCGCACCGGCCTCCCGTCGACGGGCCGCCGCCCGCGGTTCCCCACGTGTCACCGCCCGATGACGTGCCCACCGTGGTCGGTGACCCGGAACGGCGCGCCAGCTTCCGGGAGACCCAGCAGATGCGGCAGGGGCCGCCCCCACCCCCGCGCCAGCAGCCGACCGGATGGGGTCCGCCGCCGGACTGGCAGGTCCCCCCGCGCGGTCCGCGGCCGTCTGCCGGTCCGCCGCCGCCCGGTCCACCGCCGATGGGGCCCCCGCCGCAGCAGGCGTGGCCTCAGGAGGGATACGGGCCACCCGGCCCGATGGGCGCACCCCCCGGCTCCTATGCCGACCGCATCCGGGTCAACGACCTGGTGCCGCCGCGCCGCACCCCACCGGCACGGGGATGGCGCCGCTGGGTGTTCACCCTCAGCTTCGGTCTGATCAACCCCGGCCAATCCCCCGACGAGCTCGCCCAGATCCACCTCGAGAACCAGATCCGGGGCATGCTCCGCGGGCATTTCAAGGTCGGCGTGATGGGCAAGGGCGGCGTCGGTAAGACGACCGTCTCGGCCAGCATCGGCTCGGTGTTCGCCGAACTCCGGCAGGACGACCGCGTGGTCGCCATCGACGCCGACACCGCCTTCGGCAAATTGGGCAGCCGGGTCGATCCTCATGCGCAAGGCTCTTACTGGGAACTCGCGTCCGATCAACACATCGAATCGTTCGCCGATGTGCGCAACCGCGTCGGCAACAATGCGGCCGGGCTGTTCGTCCTCGCCGGCGAGGGCTCTCCGGCACGTCGGCGGGTGCTCGATCCGGCGATCTACCGCGAAGCCACCTCGCGCCTCGACCGGTACTTCTCCATCTCGGTCGTGGACTGCAGTTCCACCATGGACTCCCCCGTCACCCAAGAGGTGCTGCGTGATCTCGACGCGTTGATCGTGGTCTCCTCCCCCTGGGTGGACGGCGCGGCCGCGGCCGGTCAGACGCTGGACTGGCTGGCGGCCAGGAGCATGACCGGACTACTCCAGCGAACCGTGGTGGTGCTCAACGACTCTGACGGCCACGCCGACAAGCGAACCCGGTCGATCCTGGCGCAACAGTTTGCGGGACACGGCCAGCGGGTCATCGAGATCCCGTTCGACGGGCATCTGCGGCCGGGCGGGGTGATCGGCGGGACGCGGGAGATGTCGCCCGCCGTGCGCCGGAAGTTCCTCGAACTCGCAGCAGCGCTGGCCGAGCACTTCCCGTCGACGGACGACCGCTCCCGGGAACGCGGCTGA
- a CDS encoding MPT63 family protein, whose amino-acid sequence MKITTVFVATAAAAAAGAVIAAPIAGAEAGAPAGPAVHEIGQQADLVNGAVVQGWTVTDLKASTDTIPYTVRGTLWEATATDEAVQGAAIPIVSNFNARAKNGETYRALWQVATPQGVNPATLGQGQETTGKLYFDVTGAQPDSVVYNDGGQDLLLWVQPAPSSTPSSPRSSSSPSGSATSSAPQAAEATPPAAAEAVEPVEPGAPGAPAPASAELVPAPASAGTPLPATSAGTPLPATSAGTPLPATSAGTPLPVGAQGTPVPAGSQGTPALAPAPAAPAVPAAPAVPAAPAVPAAPAVPAPQPASNGPAPIPVSTGDQAPVPHGGLVLPTPTPVP is encoded by the coding sequence TTGAAGATCACCACTGTTTTTGTAGCAACCGCCGCGGCAGCGGCAGCAGGTGCGGTCATCGCCGCGCCGATCGCCGGAGCGGAAGCCGGGGCGCCGGCGGGCCCCGCAGTCCACGAGATCGGCCAGCAGGCCGACCTGGTCAACGGTGCCGTCGTGCAGGGCTGGACCGTCACCGATTTGAAGGCCAGCACCGATACCATCCCCTACACCGTGCGCGGAACGCTGTGGGAGGCCACCGCCACCGACGAGGCGGTCCAGGGAGCGGCCATCCCGATCGTCTCGAACTTCAACGCGCGGGCGAAGAACGGTGAGACCTACCGGGCGCTGTGGCAGGTCGCCACCCCGCAGGGCGTCAACCCGGCCACCCTCGGCCAGGGCCAGGAGACCACCGGCAAGCTGTACTTCGACGTCACCGGCGCCCAGCCGGACAGCGTCGTCTACAACGACGGCGGGCAGGACCTGCTGCTGTGGGTGCAGCCGGCTCCGTCGAGCACGCCGTCCAGCCCTCGGTCGAGCTCCTCACCGTCGGGCAGCGCCACCTCGTCGGCGCCGCAGGCCGCCGAGGCGACTCCGCCGGCTGCCGCCGAAGCCGTCGAACCGGTCGAACCCGGCGCTCCGGGCGCCCCCGCGCCTGCCTCCGCCGAGCTCGTCCCGGCCCCCGCCAGCGCTGGCACCCCGCTGCCGGCCACCAGCGCAGGGACTCCGTTGCCTGCCACCAGCGCGGGCACCCCGTTGCCGGCCACCAGCGCGGGCACGCCGCTTCCGGTCGGCGCGCAGGGCACCCCGGTGCCGGCGGGTAGCCAGGGCACCCCGGCTCTGGCCCCGGCGCCTGCGGCTCCCGCAGTCCCGGCAGCTCCCGCAGTCCCGGCAGCTCCCGCAGTCCCGGCAGCTCCCGCAGTCCCGGCACCGCAGCCCGCGAGCAACGGCCCCGCGCCCATTCCGGTGAGCACCGGCGATCAGGCACCGGTGCCGCACGGCGGACTGGTGCTGCCGACGCCCACCCCTGTGCCCTGA
- a CDS encoding GNAT family N-acetyltransferase → MTTDKTGAPTTVTAEADRFTIGLEGQTVGFAEFTDRDGQRVFTHTEVEGEFEGRGLATILVGEALEQTRSAGKRIVPACALVADYVEKHDEFADVVDPVDG, encoded by the coding sequence GTGACCACCGACAAGACCGGCGCGCCCACCACCGTCACCGCCGAGGCGGACCGCTTCACCATCGGCCTGGAGGGGCAGACGGTCGGTTTCGCCGAGTTCACCGACCGCGACGGTCAGCGGGTGTTCACCCACACCGAGGTCGAGGGCGAATTCGAAGGCCGTGGTCTGGCCACCATCCTCGTGGGCGAAGCGCTGGAGCAGACGCGCTCGGCGGGCAAGCGGATCGTCCCCGCGTGCGCGCTGGTCGCCGACTACGTCGAGAAGCACGACGAATTCGCCGACGTCGTCGACCCCGTCGACGGCTGA
- a CDS encoding acyl-CoA thioesterase domain-containing protein — protein sequence MTTNRPCAPAFFVQDGDTYIPTTIARGPWGETVSGTYVGGLLGHVVERDTDPDPEVHPARFTVDLLRPVAMAPVDTRSSVVRRGRRLWLVDAELVQAGTVVARASALFLRRGPQPPDDAWPGAVSMPPLPPDPAEIGDRTTVLWVFGGADPTTPTADLRGWQQAGPKSVWVREITPLVDGVELSPFVRAAVAGDYASSLTNFGSTGLPFINADYTLSLSRLPAGPHLGLASLTHQSDDGISTGVATVFDHLGPIGSATVTALANPGFSPALSGAAGG from the coding sequence GTGACCACGAACCGTCCCTGCGCGCCGGCGTTCTTCGTTCAAGACGGTGACACCTACATCCCCACCACCATCGCCCGCGGCCCGTGGGGTGAGACGGTGAGCGGAACCTACGTCGGCGGTCTCCTCGGCCATGTCGTCGAACGCGACACCGACCCCGATCCCGAAGTGCACCCGGCCCGCTTCACCGTCGACCTGCTGCGCCCGGTCGCGATGGCGCCGGTCGACACCCGGTCGAGTGTCGTGCGGCGCGGGCGCAGGCTGTGGCTGGTCGACGCGGAACTGGTTCAGGCCGGCACCGTCGTCGCGCGCGCGAGTGCGCTGTTCCTGCGCCGCGGCCCCCAGCCACCTGACGACGCCTGGCCGGGTGCGGTGAGTATGCCGCCGCTACCGCCTGATCCGGCCGAGATCGGCGACCGCACCACGGTGCTGTGGGTGTTCGGCGGCGCGGATCCCACCACCCCGACCGCCGACCTGCGCGGGTGGCAGCAGGCCGGGCCGAAATCGGTGTGGGTGCGGGAGATCACGCCGCTGGTCGACGGTGTCGAACTGAGCCCTTTCGTGCGCGCCGCGGTCGCCGGCGACTACGCCAGCTCGCTGACCAACTTCGGGTCCACCGGCCTGCCGTTCATCAACGCCGACTACACGCTGTCACTGAGCCGACTGCCCGCCGGACCCCACCTCGGCCTCGCCTCGCTCACCCATCAGAGCGACGACGGCATCTCGACCGGGGTGGCCACGGTGTTCGACCATCTCGGTCCGATCGGCAGCGCCACGGTGACCGCGCTCGCCAACCCCGGGTTCTCGCCGGCGCTCAGCGGGGCTGCAGGAGGATGA
- a CDS encoding YbaB/EbfC family DNA-binding protein, protein MVGDSPRNPDDDADDLSALDFYQPVAADDESDLTALDAFVAYVPADDGAESFVTVPTEDPEAEAEPLFTVTNPPGTVTVSTYLDGRVQHIDLSPRVTHMSEKELAEEIVVIAGLATQDAKSAQYEFMLDGLRDHGHDDPATRDFLQRDLDLPTPEEARARRAEVFATRYAGSHE, encoded by the coding sequence ATGGTGGGTGATTCGCCGCGCAACCCCGATGACGACGCCGACGACCTGTCGGCGCTCGACTTCTACCAACCCGTCGCCGCTGACGACGAGTCCGACCTCACCGCGCTCGACGCGTTCGTCGCCTACGTCCCGGCCGACGACGGCGCCGAATCGTTCGTCACGGTGCCCACCGAGGATCCGGAGGCCGAAGCAGAGCCACTGTTCACGGTGACCAACCCGCCCGGCACGGTCACCGTCTCCACCTACCTCGACGGCCGGGTTCAGCACATCGATCTGTCACCGCGGGTGACGCACATGTCGGAAAAGGAACTCGCCGAGGAGATCGTCGTGATCGCGGGACTGGCCACCCAGGACGCCAAGTCGGCGCAGTACGAGTTCATGCTCGACGGACTGCGCGACCACGGGCACGACGATCCGGCCACCCGGGACTTCCTGCAGCGCGACCTCGATCTGCCCACACCCGAAGAAGCCCGGGCACGCCGCGCCGAGGTCTTCGCCACCAGGTATGCAGGTAGCCATGAGTGA
- a CDS encoding helix-turn-helix domain-containing protein, with product MTNAESIDEATGVLDPGVARAGSAAAARRRQLDISQRSLAADGIINAGALIAFEKGRSWPRERTRAKLEEVLRWPPGTIARLRRGEPISTGERTEAVIATGGDDVPLIAQAVVTAVHTLGGTAETLPPVDDEDFTPRVSAILSDLRQLEAVAARAARISKVTPALIKALSAVRRRIDELTMLAAAAPGATLGQRLYAARRRANLTIDETAQAAGVSDDDIAGAEAERPVTPAAAAAIEALIGELD from the coding sequence ATGACCAACGCGGAGTCGATCGACGAGGCCACCGGCGTCCTCGACCCTGGGGTGGCGCGCGCCGGCTCCGCGGCGGCAGCGCGGCGCCGGCAGCTCGACATCAGTCAGCGCAGTCTCGCCGCCGACGGCATCATCAACGCCGGGGCCCTCATCGCCTTCGAAAAGGGCCGAAGCTGGCCGCGCGAACGCACGCGGGCAAAGTTGGAAGAGGTCCTGCGCTGGCCCCCCGGAACCATCGCGAGGCTGCGCCGCGGTGAACCGATCAGCACCGGCGAACGCACCGAGGCCGTGATCGCCACCGGTGGCGACGACGTACCGTTGATCGCGCAAGCGGTCGTGACCGCCGTCCACACGCTCGGCGGCACCGCGGAGACACTGCCGCCGGTCGACGACGAGGACTTCACGCCCCGGGTGAGCGCGATCTTGTCCGACCTGCGGCAGCTCGAGGCCGTCGCCGCGCGTGCCGCGCGGATCAGCAAGGTGACCCCCGCACTGATCAAAGCGCTCAGCGCGGTCCGCCGTCGCATCGACGAACTGACCATGCTGGCCGCGGCCGCACCGGGCGCCACCCTGGGGCAGCGGCTGTACGCAGCCCGGCGGCGCGCCAACCTGACGATCGACGAAACCGCTCAGGCCGCAGGGGTTTCCGACGACGACATCGCGGGCGCCGAGGCCGAGCGGCCGGTCACCCCCGCGGCGGCGGCTGCGATCGAGGCACTGATCGGTGAGCTCGACTGA